AAGAAGCAGAATAAGGAACAGAGAATGAGCTCAGTGATAGAGTTCCCACCTGGTAACACAGAGGTCCCCACACCAGGCTCAGGGGATGACAAGATGACAAGaaccaatgaaattaaaaagcagatGACAAAGAAGGAAATTAACAAAGCCAAAAATCCACCCTTTGAAAGAATCAAAACCAATAAAGTCCTTATTGGACagatcaggaaaaataaaagaaatatataccaGCAATATTGGGAATGAGAGAAGAGTCACAACTGTAAATCCTACAGATTTTAAATGATAAAGGGGGCATATTGTGAAGAACTTTTttatcaacaaaccaaacaacttGGTTTAACTGgaaatttttcttgaaaaatactctttataaaacaaaaaataacattaaGCCCAAACTATCTCTATTTCCtatgtagaaaaagaaattaaattcataattaaacaaaatattggAAACAAGAAGATTCTTGACCACAAGAGTTTGGTAGTTTGATAGTGACTTCTATCAAATACCGAGGAAACAGTAATAATAATGCTGCATTAATTATTTTGCAAATTAAAGGGGGAGACATTTCCCAACTCATTTTTATCAGACTAATATAACCCCAGTTTctgcagggcagagagtaagctGGTGAGCTCCATAGATGATAAAGGGTTACATTTGGATACCCTCATCTTCCTTACTTTTAGATTACTTATAGCACATATAACAAGTAAAATATTGTCAGAATTTTTATTTGGCAGAAGAGATTCGTATTTTGGTGTCCATGGTGTAAGACTAGTTATGGCCATGTGGAAATTAATTCCAAAATGTAATGGAATTAGCTTCCGATGGCACCAGTATCACAGTCTGGGTACATCACTAGTGGTTTGACTGCACAGAGATGACTTTCTGGGAAGAAAGGTCGTCACAGGGAAGAGTTCTTGGGACACCTTGTTTATCAAAGCATGGCTGGTAGAGGGTCTAAGTGGCCAGTGTGAAGACATTAGAGCAATTCTGTTTTATCACACCCGTCATCCTGAAGTGTTCAGGGTGCCACACAGCCTCAACACCTGATTTCACATATTTGAAGAGATCACCCCCCTTTGGCCCACAGCAGGATAAATTGTCctcattagtgtgtgtgttgggggcgggggagggaagTCCTGAGCACAGAAGCTAAACAGAACTTTCTTCTTGACGCAGCTTTGCTTTCATCAAATTGGAAGCCTAGTGCTGAGTTAGCCATTTAAGTTCCCTGTAAAACCGAAGCATAGCATTTTATCCGTGCACATTACAGTGCTGGCATGTATGAAACATGAGAGCTCAGCTTAACCTCAACATTTATCTGTATCTGCatctcttttgtcttctttcttcctgtgctcccatcACAGGAAGAACTGGTCACGTGATCCTGCTGAACAGCAGAGGGCTGGGCCATGAGGAGGGCAGATGTctgctctctgtgctctctccCATCCCCATGGAGCTTTGCTTCCTATGTCTAGTTGCATGTCCCTAAGATTTCCTTTTCGGCAGGGGAATTTGTGGCTTATGTAACGTCTTGACTGTTTTATGGAATTTGGATATATGACGTGATTTCTAAGAACATTAATCCTGGGTTGGCAACAGTCAACTCTGCAAAAATAGTAAcagtagttttctttgtttttttttctttttaattgaaagtgCTGAAGTATCTTTATATTTAGCTGCATTTTCTAAAACTACAATAAACATATGTGACTTCTGTAGTTCAGCGGGGAAAGGAATAACCATGAAGGAAAAGGACTCTGTAATGGCTAATCTTGATTATGAATGGAATCACCTAGAAGATACATATGCCTGTGAGGGTCTCTCCAAAGAGGATTAACTGAGGGGAATGACTAACTCTCAGTGTGGGCAGCACTTTCCAACAGGTGGCCCAGATATGAAGAGGTCCAAGGAAAGGCAGTGTTGCCTGCCTGCTTACACTCCTCCCTAAGGGCATCTGCccctctgctgctgctggggctgcCATCCTCTGCTGCCATCAGACTGCAacttctctctccttctgagGAAGactgaataccagcagctctccaggaatcctctagGCCTTCGGGAACAGATTGGGACTGTCGAGGCTTCATGGACTGAAGAAATAGTTGCCATTTCTCTGCTTCTAAAGACTGCAGATGGCCACTGTTGGCCTACTCAAATCCTATGGTGAAAGTCATTCTACCTATCTCCTcttataatacacacacattctATTGTTTGTGTTCCTTTGGTGACAAGAGGATGAACTAGGAGAGCATCTTGAGGACTCCAAGTTTGGAAAGAGTGGTGTTTTCTTGGCACTTTTCTGTTGAAGTTGCTCCCAACATCGAGTTGGTCCTACACAATAGTCTAGTCAGAAAGCTACAGAACAATGGCAATTCTAAAAGCAAgctcattttggttttgtttttgtttctttttttttaatgaaagtagTTGACATAAAGGAATTCACTGAACTTGATTCCCACCAAGAGACCTTTCTCCCAAAACCCTATTGAAGATCTTCCAGCTCATAAACAAGTCCCTTCACATTTGGTGGTCTCTCTCTAGCTTGCCAAAGGGACCACCGTGTAGATCATGCAACACTCAGAAGTGGACAGTCCATCTTCACTGTGAGCCTAGGCTCTGAATCCTGCAAAGGGTGGCACTCTTTCTCCCCCCAAACATCACTGGGTACTGCAGGTGTAAATAGTGGGCATAGTGGTGATGACACCATGAATGTTCTATGTTAGTTGGGTAGAGAAGTGATATCCAACTTTGGGTGAACAAAGAAATCACCTTGGTGGTCAAGGAATGTTACAAAAATACCAATTCtctgggttagagagatggctcagtggtgatgagcactggctgttcttccagaggacctgggttcaattttcagtacctacatagcagctcacaaccatctgtaccttCAGTCctagggaatccagtgccctcttctggcctccatggacactgcacacacaagATACAAAGCACATGCAGACATAGgaatacatccacacacataaaataattttaaataaaaaaaaaacctacctaTTCTTCCAAATCAACAGGGTTCAGCTATGTTATCTTTGGCAGTCACTCAATTTTTGTGAGCCCCAGTTTCTCCACCTAAAAAGTCAACTTGAGAAAACTTGGTTACTTCAACACATGTTGTAAAGATCAAACAAATGATTGTTTTGTAAAGTCATGCAAGCATTGTAACATGCTAGTCACATTAAGTTCTTTAATGGGCTTCTTGCAGACACAGCCTCTTTTCTGTGACTATATGAGCACAGACTATATCTGATGACCATGGAGTAGAACTGGCACAGTAGGGACTCAGTCCTATGCTTCTGGGCCCATAAAGGCTTACATATGAAACAACTACAGAGAATGGCCTCACGGTTATGGTCAAACTGTGGAAAATAGCAGTGTTCTCTTGGGCCACTTTGTGTACAAACTTGGTTGTTAATTGAGAAACACACAGTAAGACATCCTAGTAGATGCTATGGAGCAATGAAAGTCCATAGGGGAATTGCAAAgatcaaggtgtgtgtgtgtgtttgtgtgtgtgtgtgtgtgtgtgtgtgtgtgtgtgtgtgtgtgtgtgttctcagctATTGACTTTCAAATCCTCTCCCACTGGATTGGGCAAACTGGAGCATATTTCTGGTTAATTCTTCCCTTAACTGTGCCCTCAGCCAGTTTGTTTCTATAGGCCTCTGCTGTAATAGAAAACACTGTAATTTCTTTCCATTCCTGAAACTAAGTGGCTTGAAGCACAGTTTGTAAATGGCTTTAGATTTTCCCTATTGCTGTTTTTATGTCATTATTTGTCAAGCCATTAATCTCTAGCCAGATTACCCCTGGGATGTCATCACTTTTCAGTAAAATGGGCACTGCTGGTCAGCTATAGTAATGGACACACTGTGTGTTATGTTTGCAGCCTGCAGTCAGCAAATGCCAGGCTTCCTCAGTGGATCATCCCTGAGAAAGGCAGAAGCCACTTTATGCATCCGGTATTTGCCAAAATTAACTTGGAGGTGACTTCAGCAATGCTTCAAGCATGGCCAGGCACATGACCTATGAGCACTGAGTTCCTTTGGCCTCTAGAGTTGTTTGAAATCACTTTCTGACATGGAAAAGCTAACCAGGGGTACTGCCTCTAGTTGCCTGAGGTTTGACCAAGGATGTGAGTCTCAGGTAACTCCAAGACTTCAGCATCCTAGTACTTgggtgaagaaagaaaacatggtgaCTATAAATGCAAAGTTCTTCATACCAAGCCAAGCCCAGCTACCACAAAGTCACCACAGTGCCTTTGCACCTCTGAGTCATCCAGCAAACCTACCATAGACTACCTTACTTTTAATCCATTTCTCCAAGGTCGCTAGCTGCCTACTTGTCTTCACTTTTTATCAGTGAGTGGAAAACAGAGTCTAGAAAATTTCTTTGGGAAAAATACACTAATTCAAAAATGAATGCCTACAATGTGTCATAATAAGAGATACAGCTTTGAATAGCACAAATGTCATTCATGAGGCATTACATTCTAGTTAAAAATTGATAGAAAATGAAGCCTGTCGATTCTTCCTAGCTTTAAATACATTTCAGCTTGGCTTAAGTTTTGtatgttttagtttgtttgagactgggtcttactaTGGAGTtcaagctggcttggaacttgagattttcctgcctcagtctcccaaatgctaggattaaaggtgtgcatcaccacaatTTTCTTAAAATGCAGCATATTCAAGTTGTAGAAAGCCTCCAGGTATACAAAACTGTAATTTGGCTTTCATATCACAATGAGAGTGTatcattaaattttatatttaccttTGCCAAAGTAGGAGGATCAGTGTGTCTTATTTTATAACAACTACTTAGACCCATAGCATAGGAGTTCCCAGTTGTGCTCTGGTCTCAGGGACACTAAGATTGTGTTCATGGAAGAGTTCAGATTTAGTTTCTTATTTTTGGCACCCAAACTTGTAGGTTTAAGTCCAATTGTCTACAAACAGATCAGCAAACTAGTCTAACTTTTGAGCTGGGTATGGGAAGCCTGACCcttgggccaggtgtggtggtttgaatataattggtccCCATGAgctcatggggagtggcactattaggaggtgtggctttggtaGCGtacatatggccttgttggaggaagtgtgtcactgtggaggtggactttgaggtctcatatatgctcaagccacacccagtgtcttagttcacttcctgttgcctgtggataaAGAtggagctccttctccagcaccatatttgCCTTCGCgttgccatgtcctgccatgataatggactagacctctgaaaatgtaaaccacctaattaaatgttttccttccatcatgtgggacCTGGGAATCTGACCCAGACAGTtaagcttggtgacaagtgccttcacTGGCTGAGCCACCTTTTGGGCCTGCCAATGCATGTAACAAGTCTTTCttgttggactttctttggaccaccagtccccaaataatgacacagacacctcttattaattgtgaatgtttggtcttagcttaggcgtGTTCCCAACTAGGTCTTATAACCTagattaacccatttatattaatctacattctgccatgtggctcgttacctctcctccataccATAGGCCTGACTCAATCTACATCTCTCTTGCTTAATTCTGCATGGCTCAGAttcttcccttctctgccccgggaagtcccacctattctctcctgcctagctattggccattcacctctttattaaaccaaccagaagaCACCTTAGgtagacacatcttcacagtgtacaaaaagattatctcaCAACAAATGCATCCTCACCCAAGTCCTCCACTTCCACTagtttccctttctctgcctagaGACTTCTCACTGTGATCTGGCTTGTCCCCAGGATGTATTTCTTTTGTCTGTACCAAGCATAAGGAACATTACATCTGTGAGCATCGACGGTTCTTGCTCATTTTTCTGATGTGTATGGGATTACACTTCTTCCTCAAAAGGTTCATATAGTTAATCTCCAGAGGGGTCTGAATTCTTTCCAAGTGGATCCCCGACAGGGCTAAACAAGGACCTACCAAGTTTGAGGTTTGAGCCCTCGGCACCAAAGCTAGGGTTGCTAGAAGAGAGAGTTAAGATTCTGAACCATCCTTAGAAGATGCCAAAGGCAAAAGATGGGGAAAACCAGGTCTAGAGAGCAGAGGTCAAAGTCAGCTTACagggccgggggggggggaggtggagggCGCTGTGTTTGCTTCTGTGGTCTCACAAGATGGCACATGGCTGGTGTCCTGGAAGAATTTGTTCTTTCACTCTTTACTCCTGGGCATAGTCTCTGGTCTCgtttcctctctcctccaccaCATTGGCACCCTATATGATCTGCCTGGGCCATTTCTTCTTGAATACCAGAGAACTCTTCAACCAACATCTTTAACCACCTGGACTCCAGCTTGCTTTAAAGACACAGCATAGAAGACAACATTTATATCTACATCACAAGTTGGTGACATGAGTCCCTCAGCCAAGGATGCTTGGAGATGAAGAATCAAACAGCTCCGTATCACACCGACCCACAGAAAGATCTGCCCTAGATAATTCTTGCTGTGCTCTCTGATCCACCCTACTCCCAAGAAAGAGTACCAGCTATAGTCATCACATCTCCAGGGTATTCCGGCACCATGTCACAAACCCACACCTGATTCTCCACCTGGTGCCGAGCAATTCCTCACAGACCACCCTGTTTTCTGTATAAGCCCTCTTAAAAAGACACAGAGTGTAGACTAAAAGATGTGATtgataagttttttaaaaatcttttgaatTGGGTCAATGAACACTACCATTATTAAAATGCCGTGGTTCTGAAGGAAAACATAAGATCAATCCATAGTTACCCTCCTTGCCATTGAACTCATCTTTCACTGTGGAAGTTTCCCTGGTACACATTCAAAATGGCTGTGAAGTCACTGATCCACCAGTGataatttgtttcatttgtttgttggtttgttagaggcagggtcttactatgcagcccaggctggcctcagctttCTAAGGACCAACGATGTTTGGGGTGCCCAAGATGTTACTATTGATGCTATGTGATGGAAGCAATGAAAGCagcgggggaggggagaggaggaagatgatttgtgagtaagggtgcttgccaccaagcctgatgacctgagatcaATCCCCggggactcaggaagcagaagagagcagactcactcaggttgtcctctgacctccacgcacGTGATGGCAcatgcacccccacacatacacattaatgcacacacacaaataaataaatatcaaaacgtttttaaaaagcaagatggACTTCTATGAACTGGCATGGGAGCTAGGCTTTCACTTTGGATATCTCACTCATACTTTTTGAGGTGGTCTTCAGTGGATACAGCTCTCTTAAAACTCTTTGGAGGGCTATgatgtaactcagttggcagagggcttgcttagcatgtaggaagccctgggttccctcTACCTCCAGCACCACAGAACCCTGGGCGTTTCAGTGCCTGTAAgctggcacttgggagatggatacaggaggatcagaagttgaaggtcatccttggctacagaacAAGTCCAAGGCCGACCTAAGATatacaagaccttgtctcaaaaacaaacagcctCTTTGTATAAAAGAATACCATTTTGCTGACAAAGCATCCGTTGTTATCTGCAGCAAACTGTCACTTTCCGAGAGCATCCCCCAGAAAACATTTCCCTGCTGCTGTAGAGGTTTACGTTATTTTGCTATAATTTCAACAGCCCCGAACAACGAAGACTTTTACACTtgcttagaaataaataaataaaacatacagaGGATCCACACTTCACCCCAAATTTCCTCCTATTCCTTTCCTTAATTGCAGCATTAAGGAGCCCTTATGTGGGCCAAGGTTATGCTTCAGTGCAAGACATGTTTACAGAGCTCTAAAATGACAAGGGAACTAACTGTTTATTGACTAGACAGTGTTTGACTCCCATTTCAAAGTGCACAGAGAAAACTTTCATCACAAAGCACATTAGGCGGCACAGATTACCACACAGTAAACAAATTCATTCCTGCCACGAATATGTCGGGGCGACATCTCCTAACAGAAGTCTCATCTGTCCATGCCACTAGCAGACAGTGGCTCTACAGGTTTTGCTCAGACCATCACTCAGGGATGTCCCCCTGTGCCTGTGGAGGAGGAAACGCTGACAccaatttacaaaacaaaacaagcaaacaaaaaacattgtcaTGTAGCACAAGCTTCAAACTAGGTAGCTGTAGATAGGATCGAACTCCAGaccttccagagtgctgagattattggCATACACTACCAACCAAGCAACCTTTGCCTTATAAGGAAAGAGCTCAACTGTGTTTCTTGGTATTGGTAACGATCCATCTACTCTGCCATTGGGGAGGGCTCCCAGATGACACCCACACAGAATCCTTTTTCTCCTGAGAACTCCATGGAGACCCCTTTCTTCGTGCACACAACCAGTTATTGAGTTACTTGTAGGGAGAGCATATCTAAGACAtgctcacttttttttaaaaaaaaaaaacatctggcATCATATTTAAGAGCAAGGGATTTGGAGTCAGAATTGAGTTTAATTGTGACTGTCCCAGTAAATATGCCTCGAAAAAATATCATATTAAATTCTCTGGATCTGCTTTCTCGTCTCTAAAATGGGACTAATAATAGAAATCACATCGCTGTGTGTTAAGGGGCAAATGAACTAAGATCTGCAAATTCCTTAACATTGGGACTAGGCATCCACTAAATGACAAGTCTAATGAGTAGTCCTTTATAACTGCCTCACACCCAACACTTCTGTCAAGCAGTTACCATTATTCCTGCCTGGGCGAATGAGTGATGGTGACTCATCCAGGGTGCAATTCACTCCTGATGACACCAGGCCTCAGATCCCATCACCCTCCGTTACCCTCCATcactttaaagatttttataGTGTGGGATGCAGTGTCCAGCACAAGAAGAGAATTCTCCTTGGTGAAGACCAGGGCCACAGGACGAGAAAGACCATGAGTGACCATGGGCTTCAGGGCTGGAAACTCCTCGGGTTTCCCCAAGCAAATGATGGCTGGCCCAGAGGTGTCTGCTACAATCACATTTCCCTGGTGATCGAAGGCTACAGCTGAGATAGTTATTTTAGAAGGAAAGAGGAGGTTCAGCCCGAAGCTATCCACCTGGCCAATCAGCTGCATGGTGGAGTTGAACACCTTCACCCTTGTGTTGTCACCTGCTGTCCCCAAGGGCCAGGGGTGTTCTAGGATCGCGATGGCCCCGGTGAGCCAAGACACAGCCACCCCACGGGGATTGCAAAGCTGAGCTTGCAACCTCTCGATCCTCCGAAGGACCCCTTCGGGGAAATCTACTTCCAGCAGGTGCAAGGTCCCTGCCTCTGCGTCGGTCACCAGGGCCAGATTCTGAGGGGTGATCTCCACACCCCAAGGCAGGGAAAACTGTTTTCCCACAACCAGCTTGATTTGGCCGAAGAAATCAAACACTTTGAGGGAGCGGTCGCCAGCGTCGGTGACAACCACGTGGCAGTCGTTGGTGACGGCGACATCCAGTGGGTACTTCACGTCATGCGCTGCGTCTCCCTTCTCTCCAAACTGGTGTGCACCTCCTCCTCCGGAGTCAAAGATCTTGACCCGCCTCTTACCGTCGTGCACGACCACCACCCGTCCGGTCTTGGGGCACAGTGCAAGCCCCGTGGGGTTCACCAGGGTCCCCCACCCGCCGAAGGCGTGCTGACAGGTGAGCACCCCGGGCGCGCAGGCGGCAGCGCTGAGGGCAGCCTGGGACGCGTGAAGAGTGGAGCCCAGGAGCTCCAGAAGGTGCAACACCGGCAGGCAGTCGCTGGTGTCACAGGCTCGGCAGGCCCGCCGGCAGAAGGGACATTCGAGGGCCAGCGATCGCGGGTGCGCGAGGGCGGCCACGCAGGCCAAGCAGACCACGTGGCCACAGGGCAGGTTGCGCGGGCGCCGCTGCTGCCGGTGGCCGAACCTCTCGAAGCACACCTTGCACTCCAGCAGGCTGACCTCCGCCTCGCGCACCAGCTCGGGCCGCACCCCCGCCGCTTCCTCCCCCATCGCTCCTGCAGCGCCGCGCCGCAGCCCTCGCGCAGCCCTCGGGCACGGTCACGGTCACGGGGCGGGGCATCCGCTCTGACGCGGGGCTCAGCGCCTGGCCCGCGTAGCGCTGCTGCTCCCTGGCGGGCACACGCCGCAGTCGTTCGCATGCGCCGTGCGCAGACCTGGAATCATCACGACACGTCACTCCCTGTGAGCCTGTAAGTGGCAGGGCGAGCACCAGAACCTACGCTCCCAATGCTGATACCCAGCAGAGCTGCCAATCAGCTACGCTGGGTGCTGGTTGCCAGGGCTGGGCAGGAATAAGACAGGCCCCTAGTATGGGTCGACTAAGGAGAGTGATGCATGAAGGAAGATAACTTCAAGTGGGTGAGTCAGGTGTGCAAACTTCTTTGGTGTGTTTTATCACACTTGTGAGAAGGTAGACAACTAACACTCGCAGCGCCTCTGGGTATGGTAGctgaaatctcagcactgtggaggcagaaactagtggttagaggccagcctaggctacatacaGTGTCTCAATCCTCCCATAACCCcgccaaaaaacccaaaacaaacaaacaaacaaacaaaaacccaaaacaaacaaaagaatacaagTGAAATGGGTTTGTTTGGAAGGAATATTTAAAAGCTGTTAGTTGCCTCGGATggtggtctatatagtgagttccaggccagacagagctttgtagtgagaacctgtctcaagcaaacaaacaagcaacaacaacaacaaaactgttaGTTAATAGCTGTATTCTTTGAAGTGGTTTCATGCATTGTTTTATTCAAGCCTCGTGGGCAATGGGAGTGGCTTGGATGAAGAACAGGCTTGGCAATGATTGGAAGCCAGGCAGTTTGACTACAGGACCTCTCACTATCTGGCACTGATCATCAAATATATGGTTCTATATGACAAATGGTTGAGTCTCCTTGCCAAAGGCCTAATGGTCCCGGGTGAGGGCTGGGTTGCAGAGAGCTGTGAAGGGGATTGTGAGTGTATAGGTAAGTTTAGGCCAGTGATTCCTTCAGTGTCTTCCAGACTCAGGTAAGATGGAAAGtaaagggactgaagagatggctctgtggtaaagaaaacttgctgctcttctagaggacatgagttcagttcccagcacccacattgggtggttcacagccacctgtaactccagctccaggaattcCAGTGTccccttctggtctccatgtgcttgcacaaacatacatgcatataaatgattataagaaatatttaaaaatggaaaacttgaAAGTAAAGACGATCGACATATCTTGGAACAACCTTAAAGTTATGGTCACTATAATCTTCAGGATCCATTATGATGTTCAGATCTCTGTATTTAGTTTATTATCCCTGCTCCTTTACAGGTCGGGATCATGATTGCTCACGCTCTTGTTCCATAGACTTCCAAGAAAATAGAGAACTCAGTCCTTTGCTGACACtggcaaagaaaaatgttttatcaaGAGTTACATATCTCAGAGATTGAAATTAGACCAGAATAAACAAGCTGACGCTATGGTTTCAGAGTGCATGTCCAGTCTAAGTAAGAAACCAACTAAACCATATCTGGTAGaaatactacttttaaaaatatttttatttgtgtgtgtgtgtgtgtgtgtgtgtgtgtgtgtgcgcgcgcgcgcgtgtgtgtgtgtgtgtgtgtgtgtgcgcgcgtgcgcgcgcgcgcatgcgcgcgcacgtatctgtgtgtgagtccttggagtccagaagagggtgttagctATCTGGAAGCTGAAATtgtaggcagttgtaagccacttgATGTGGGGGTGGTGGGATCTAAATGCAGGGCCTCAGGACTGAGCAACGAGTGTGTTCAACtattgagcaatctctccagccccttggaagtaatgaaaatgtttattttatatgtataagtgttttctccacattatgtatatgtaccacatgcatgcctggtgccctaggactgaagttatggatggctgtgagtcactatgtgggaaCCGGCaatcgaacccaggtcttctgctagGGCCACAATTGCTTCTCACTGTTGAGccctctccagctccccagaaataatttttaaatcggGAAATGCATTCAGGATACAAAAACTGAGCTGTTTTTAGAACCAGTCTTGTCCAACAGAAATATAAtgaaacccacattttaaaataatttccttgtaactccaatttttaaagttaaaagaaaatgaaattaatttagtTGTATACTTTAATCCATCATTTGGACTTGTAATTACTCAAAAGCATGAAAGAGATATTTTGTACTCATTTTATGTGCTAAGTAATATCTGCTGTGTTTTATACTCACAGTCCACCGAGTTCACAAGCTAGCATGTGACTGGTGGCTCCCACATGCAGCCCTGACAAATGCAGACCTGGTCTTGCTATGAGATGTTACCTTTTGAAAGCACTTCCCAGGCAAACCTCACTGAATCACTTACTTGTGTCTAGCTCTACCCCAGTTCTGCTGACTATAACCAAGCTTGTGTCCCCCAGAAATATCCAACTGCCTGCTCCCTGCTAAGCCTACCTTTTCTGCCTTCTCAGACCTTTGCTGCCTCTGTGAGGCCACCAGGAGTATTACACCATTAGCATATTAGCCCCAAGCTGGGCAGCTTTGCATCATGGGACACACAATCTACTCCAGGGGTTTATTATCAAGCACCTAACAATGAGttagaattttgttttggtttgtttgagacagggtctcatgtagctcaagttGCGTTCATTCTGGTTATGGGGCTGAGACTGACCTTGagctcatggtcctcctgcctctacccccccAGTGCAGGGATCACAGGTGTTTGTATGCCAGGTCCAAAATAGTAAATTAAAAGTATGGCATTTGATTTAATATGGCATTTGGTTTTCTCAATTATTCAAGGCTTTAAGCTTCAGACATGGGGAAAAAAACACCAAGATTTGAGTCTTTCACAGTTTACAGTTCTTGGTAATCATCAACTTCATAGTTTGCCTTCACCCCGTGGAATCCACCAGTTTCTAGTCTGGTgcacataagtacacacacataaacacacgtACAAGccctagttacttttcttattgttgtgaCCAAATACTAGACACAaataacttaaggaagaaaagggggaagtcTGTTTTGGCCACAGTTTGAAAGACTACAGTCCATTATGGTGGGGAAGACATGGTGGAGGACTTGGACAGAGGCCGCTGGAATATTCTGCGTTTGACTCTTCACTGGCAcaaaaaggaaacacagagaacCAGGGCCAGAACCAGGCCTGGCTATAAACCATTAAAACCTGCCCCTAGTGATCTACTTCTTTCAGCTagccccacctcttaaaggtttaaaccttccaaaacagtgccatcaggtggagaccaagtgttcataCTGTGATGGACGGTTCACATCCAAAGCCtaacatacatgca
The DNA window shown above is from Cricetulus griseus strain 17A/GY chromosome 3, alternate assembly CriGri-PICRH-1.0, whole genome shotgun sequence and carries:
- the Nhlrc1 gene encoding E3 ubiquitin-protein ligase NHLRC1 isoform X2, which produces MGEEAAGVRPELVREAEVSLLECKVCFERFGHRQQRRPRNLPCGHVVCLACVAALAHPRSLALECPFCRRACRACDTSDCLPVLHLLELLGSTLHASQAALSAAACAPGVLTCQHAFGGWGTLVNPTGLALCPKTGRVVVVHDGKRRVKIFDSGGGGAHQFGEKGDAAHDVKYPLDVAVTNDCHVVVTDAGDRSLKVFDFFGQIKLVVGKQFSLPWGVEITPQNLALVTDAEAGTLHLLEVDFPEGVLRRIERLQAQLCNPRGVAVSWLTGAIAILEHPWPLGTAGDNTRVKVFNSTMQLIGQVDSFGLNLLFPSKITISAVAFDHQGNVIVADTSGPAIICLGKPEEFPALKPMVTHGLSRPVALVFTKENSLLVLDTASHTIKIFKVMEGNGG